From one Acetonema longum DSM 6540 genomic stretch:
- a CDS encoding Na/Pi cotransporter family protein has protein sequence MRVLMLILIGIGLLLSGLFCMRFGLKQMLSHKIKHYFQQVTVTPWRGLLVGTAAAAIMQSSTAVSLITIGLVGAEYLTFYQSLGVILGANIGTCTTVQLMTLSISRKFLFPFLIFCIIIMLALRKLRYPALSVAGLGFILLGLDFLSIAVNEMIRIDSIILDLLTKYHRNPLYGIAAGVIITLIFQSSSAATGVLIVLAERGLIDMTTAAYIVYGNNIGSCISSVIVGAAAPLAAKRVAAAHIVLNILGVMIFLPVTHLLTLSAAYLVPDFPGQIALIHALFNILSSLIVLPFIRQYADFIASLIPK, from the coding sequence ATGCGCGTTCTCATGCTGATTCTGATTGGCATCGGGCTGCTGTTAAGCGGGTTATTTTGCATGCGTTTCGGTCTCAAGCAAATGCTTTCCCATAAAATAAAGCATTATTTTCAACAAGTAACTGTGACCCCCTGGCGCGGGCTGCTGGTCGGCACAGCAGCTGCGGCAATCATGCAAAGCAGCACAGCAGTGTCACTCATTACCATCGGTTTGGTCGGCGCCGAATATCTGACCTTCTACCAAAGCCTGGGCGTTATTCTGGGAGCCAACATCGGAACCTGCACCACTGTACAATTAATGACTCTGTCCATTTCCAGAAAATTTCTTTTCCCTTTTCTGATCTTTTGCATCATCATCATGCTGGCACTTAGAAAATTAAGGTATCCGGCGCTGTCTGTGGCCGGATTAGGGTTCATCCTGCTGGGATTGGATTTTTTGTCGATAGCAGTAAATGAAATGATCCGGATCGACAGTATCATTCTGGATTTATTAACGAAGTATCATCGTAATCCCCTATACGGAATTGCTGCAGGCGTCATTATCACCCTTATATTTCAGTCAAGCAGTGCCGCTACCGGCGTACTGATCGTGCTGGCGGAAAGGGGCCTGATCGATATGACGACCGCTGCCTATATTGTTTACGGCAATAATATCGGTTCCTGCATATCTTCGGTAATAGTGGGGGCAGCCGCTCCCCTGGCTGCGAAGCGAGTAGCAGCGGCCCATATTGTGCTAAATATCCTGGGTGTTATGATATTTTTACCGGTCACTCATTTATTGACCCTGTCCGCCGCGTATCTGGTCCCGGATTTTCCCGGGCAGATTGCCCTGATACACGCATTGTTCAACATCCTGAGTTCTCTGATCGTGCTGCCGTTCATCCGGCAATACGCTGATTTCATTGCATCTTTAATACCAAAATAA
- a CDS encoding YnfA family protein, whose product MEVIKSVAYFLIAGLFEIGGGYLMWLWLREGKGYHYGVVGALILVLYGIVPTLQPANFGRVYAAYGGIFIVLSLLWGWKVDHVLPDRFDVIGGFIALIGVLIIMYWPRS is encoded by the coding sequence ATGGAAGTCATCAAATCAGTGGCATATTTTTTGATTGCCGGCTTATTTGAAATCGGCGGCGGCTACTTAATGTGGCTTTGGCTGCGGGAGGGGAAAGGTTACCACTACGGAGTGGTCGGCGCTCTCATTCTGGTCCTTTACGGCATAGTGCCGACTCTGCAGCCTGCCAATTTTGGCCGCGTTTATGCAGCTTACGGCGGTATTTTTATCGTTCTTTCCCTGTTGTGGGGATGGAAAGTGGATCATGTACTGCCTGACAGGTTCGACGTTATCGGCGGCTTTATCGCCTTGATCGGCGTCCTCATTATTATGTACTGGCCCAGAAGCTGA
- the kdpC gene encoding potassium-transporting ATPase subunit KdpC encodes MFRQTLSAAVILVALTIITGLIYPLVMTGVAQTVFPDQANGSVIVRDGVSIGSELIGQNFTSPKYFHSRPSTAGKDGYDGANSSGSNLGPTNQNLMDAVKGKAQNVREENGLPEGAGVPSDLALASGSGLDPHITPAAAYIQVERVARVRDLTVDAVRQLVDRHVEGRQWGIFGEPRINVLELNLALDALRETAVR; translated from the coding sequence TTGTTCCGACAAACTTTAAGTGCGGCGGTAATACTTGTCGCACTAACCATTATAACCGGGTTGATTTATCCATTAGTGATGACCGGTGTGGCGCAGACGGTATTTCCCGATCAGGCTAACGGATCGGTTATTGTCCGGGATGGAGTGTCGATAGGCTCCGAATTGATTGGCCAAAATTTTACCAGTCCAAAATATTTCCACAGTCGGCCATCAACGGCTGGCAAGGATGGCTATGATGGGGCCAACTCTTCCGGCTCTAACCTGGGGCCAACCAATCAGAATCTGATGGATGCGGTGAAAGGCAAGGCGCAAAACGTACGTGAAGAAAACGGGTTACCCGAAGGGGCCGGAGTGCCTTCCGACTTGGCGCTGGCCTCGGGCAGCGGTCTTGATCCCCATATTACGCCTGCTGCCGCCTATATTCAGGTTGAACGGGTAGCCCGAGTACGGGACTTGACTGTTGACGCCGTGCGACAATTGGTAGATCGGCATGTGGAAGGAAGGCAGTGGGGCATTTTCGGCGAACCCCGTATCAACGTGCTGGAGCTGAATCTGGCGCTTGATGCGTTAAGAGAAACAGCAGTAAGGTAG
- a CDS encoding radical SAM protein has product MYFDDAEGMVFRPPSEANSFILRVTVGCSHNRCAFCSMYRDVKFRIRPLEEIIPLIRLAARQAPLLRRVFLADGNAMVLRTETLLTIMQELRQAFPKLSRITCYGGPKDILRKTPEELSALREAGLQIIYLGIESGDDQVLALADKGVTGAEMAEAGQKVLAAGLKLSAMVILGLGGKELSHQHAVHTGQVISQINPTMLSALTLMLHEGTPLRSLVEQGRFQPLSPYEIILELKTMLEHTHLTKPSLFRCNHASNLVPLSGTLPQDKKKLLQDLEWLETAYKNKNNPMLNDTGLF; this is encoded by the coding sequence ATGTACTTTGACGATGCGGAAGGCATGGTCTTTCGCCCTCCCAGTGAGGCTAATAGTTTTATCCTGCGGGTAACCGTCGGCTGTTCCCATAACCGCTGCGCCTTCTGCAGCATGTACCGGGATGTTAAATTCCGGATACGCCCCCTGGAAGAAATCATCCCCCTCATCCGCCTGGCGGCCAGACAAGCCCCTCTCTTGCGGCGGGTATTCCTGGCCGACGGCAATGCAATGGTGCTCAGAACCGAAACCCTGCTGACCATCATGCAGGAGCTGCGGCAAGCCTTTCCCAAGCTGTCGCGCATCACTTGCTATGGAGGGCCCAAGGATATCCTGCGTAAAACGCCGGAAGAACTCTCTGCTTTGCGGGAAGCCGGTTTACAGATTATATACCTGGGAATCGAAAGCGGCGATGATCAGGTGCTAGCCCTGGCGGATAAAGGAGTCACAGGAGCTGAAATGGCGGAAGCCGGACAAAAAGTGCTGGCAGCCGGACTAAAACTCTCGGCGATGGTCATCCTGGGGCTGGGCGGCAAAGAACTTTCCCATCAGCATGCCGTCCATACCGGCCAGGTCATCAGCCAAATCAATCCTACGATGCTAAGCGCCCTGACCCTGATGCTCCACGAGGGAACCCCGCTGCGCTCCCTGGTGGAGCAAGGCCGGTTTCAACCCCTTTCCCCCTATGAAATCATCCTGGAGTTAAAAACCATGCTGGAACATACCCACCTCACCAAGCCCTCCCTGTTCCGCTGCAACCACGCTTCCAACCTGGTCCCCTTGTCCGGAACCCTGCCTCAAGACAAAAAAAAACTGCTGCAGGACCTGGAATGGCTGGAAACCGCCTACAAAAACAAAAATAATCCCATGCTCAACGACACAGGATTATTTTAA
- a CDS encoding tripartite tricarboxylate transporter substrate binding protein: MRKWLTFFVAVMLIVSLVVAGCGGSQTAKKEEVKYPAKPIKLIIPFAAGGGTDAVGRAFAETLKGILNQDVVVVNKTGGGGAVGMFEGLKAKTDGYTLTMITREVVSLPLQGQAPFKISDFRLIANVNTDPAVIVVSTGSKYQTIEDLLAGLKANPNQLNFAASVTPNFYAIQFTEATGVEFVTIPFAGAAPAITEILVGGAEFGIYGPGEVKAQIDDGKLRPLAVMADKRFDGLKDVPTLKEKGIDAVTCTYRGIAVPPGTPDAVVKVLEDAAAKAVQDPKFVDFMNKSFLGIDYKDAVAYKTFLENDVKELGPIIEAGKKK; the protein is encoded by the coding sequence ATGAGAAAATGGCTTACATTTTTTGTCGCCGTCATGCTGATTGTCAGCTTGGTGGTTGCGGGATGCGGCGGCTCGCAGACAGCGAAAAAGGAAGAAGTGAAATATCCGGCCAAACCCATTAAACTGATTATACCTTTTGCAGCCGGCGGCGGCACGGATGCGGTAGGCCGGGCCTTTGCCGAGACGCTGAAAGGTATTTTGAATCAAGATGTTGTGGTCGTGAATAAAACCGGCGGCGGCGGTGCTGTCGGCATGTTTGAAGGCCTGAAGGCTAAAACGGACGGCTATACCCTGACTATGATTACCCGGGAAGTAGTTTCTCTGCCTCTCCAGGGACAGGCTCCTTTTAAAATTTCTGATTTCCGCCTGATTGCCAATGTGAACACCGATCCGGCCGTTATTGTTGTGTCCACCGGTTCGAAGTACCAAACCATTGAAGATTTACTGGCCGGTTTGAAAGCCAATCCGAACCAACTGAATTTTGCCGCTTCGGTAACGCCGAATTTCTATGCCATTCAGTTTACCGAGGCAACTGGGGTTGAATTTGTTACTATTCCTTTCGCCGGCGCTGCTCCGGCTATCACTGAAATTCTTGTCGGCGGTGCTGAATTCGGTATTTATGGACCAGGCGAAGTCAAGGCGCAAATTGATGACGGAAAACTGCGGCCGCTGGCGGTTATGGCCGACAAACGCTTTGACGGCCTGAAAGACGTCCCCACGCTGAAAGAAAAAGGCATTGACGCCGTGACCTGCACTTATCGTGGTATTGCCGTTCCTCCCGGCACGCCGGATGCGGTGGTTAAAGTTCTGGAAGATGCCGCGGCTAAAGCCGTACAAGATCCTAAGTTTGTTGATTTCATGAATAAATCGTTCTTAGGCATTGACTATAAAGACGCCGTTGCCTATAAAACATTCCTGGAAAATGACGTAAAAGAGTTAGGTCCGATTATTGAAGCCGGTAAAAAGAAGTAA